The Ischnura elegans chromosome 10, ioIscEleg1.1, whole genome shotgun sequence genome contains the following window.
caagtaatttttttttttttatttgtcgagTACAAGTAAAAATCACCAAAGATGTTATCGTTAACGGTAATTCGATTGATTTTTCTTCGTTACATCACATCACTTAGTACAcaaatgcagtggcgcagcgaagggtggatttagggggataaaaaccccctcTCCCAaagctcagaaaattttaagtttaatacattttacataattcgattgatattactaatagaatagtgtaatgattaataaaaatatccctcagaaagccgtaaaactcaccatattgaaccatttatcttaaaattccgtaatttattaatatcgcacctactgCGTCtcctggaggaagagttctcgggtttccagccgggtccaggtgctggaaacccgagaactcttcctccagtctattcgccgggaaagccttagatccttcattaccgcttatcctggtaggtattccataccccacacacacacagcggtattagttgcacctaatcaccctaattcctagctgcgcccctgaacagATGCATCGTCACGTCTTGAACTATGCAACGTGCCTTGCAGTGCGGTCTTCCGTAGGCGTCCAGCCACCGAGTGTGCGAGTCGTCGGGGCTGGTCCCATACCACTCTCTCCCTCGGGGTCCCATCCGCTCCGCCCTATCTGTCATGAGGCGGTGGGTATGCCCTTCCGACGCTGTCGCGCATGTAAGCACGCGTGGAAAGGTGGTCAAGCGATGGGCTCTTTTCCCGCCTCAAGGACGTCCCCACGATCGTCGCCCCGTGGACTCTTCAAGTGCCGTTGCCTGCCTTTCGGGTCGAGCAGTGCTAACGCGCGCCGCGCCCACGCCTCCGAAACGTTTTCTCGTGGCGTGAGGAAAAGTGGTGGATCGTTGGTTAGTCTATACTAGGGGTATGAAAGTAATCTCCTCCATTCTTTTCGGTTCTAGAGGAGACAGAAAGTGGAGGTCGATCcggtaattttattatttacaataaatatgagAACTCGGTTCTAGCATTGCCATATTTGATGGGAAGAAACCAATTGattcattatttatcatttttttaaataaattccaaagttCTCAAATAACCTTCTTTGGGTCTTTTAAATTGGGGAAGCATTTCCCaagagaaatttattaaaattcaagaAGTAACCCAAAGTACATGTCTATGTTCTAAATAAGGATAGCCTAACCAAAAATTGCTTAAGATAAAAGAAACTAGTTGAAGTTTCTCTCTAACAGCTTAAGCTCTGTAGTTGATCTGGCTTCATCGTCCTTGATAGGAATGGAATCTATGAAATGTAGCCCCAGAATACAGTATATCCTGCAGTGTAGATTTTGTTAATGATGCTCCCATACTATGTTGTCAAGTGCATTAGAAAAGAGCATGTTTTTAGTTTTCTTGCCTGCAGTAGGCTTGATGTTTTTGCACCtatgaatattattaatttcacaCCTTATACTGCCCTGTGATATttctgcaatttaatttttagtgaagTTGTTGTTACAtgtgagaggaaataaaattgatcTGTTTACATGCATTTTGTACATATTTACCCCAATTTTTGCTATTCATTGCTTATAAAGTTATGGTTGAGATAATACCTATGTCCTACTGTACGTCATTGTAAAAGGTAGGGAATAATTCACAGACAAACTCTTGAGAATAGAGACATAACATAGCTTTATTTCTCTGAGTATTAGATTTTTCTGcatcagtgttttttttccttgagaTTTGAATGGAATGGGTTGGAAGGTCAGGTATCCAAGCTTTCACTTTCATCTTGTCCTACCACTCACATGGTACTGAGATGCATCTTTGGGGATGAAACTGATCAGTTTGCTCGCTGATGTTATAATTTCAGTGTTATGTTATCATTCTTTGCCAAAATCGTCCTCCACTAAAGGTATTTAATTGTTTGTTACAGGCTCCTCCTTCGACTTTGAACCGTGGCTCTGGTGCAGGCACATGGACCCGTCGAGGAGCCGAAATGAGAGGCCCTGCCCCCCAGGCACCTCCCTCTTCTACGACCTTTGGAGGCTGTCGAGGGACTCCTCCTCATGTTCGTGGCAATTCTGTGATATCAGCTGACACAGATGGTGAAGTGGCAGAGATATCACAGCTTGCTGAAGAGCTTGGGAGAATGGGCGGTGGCAGGGAAGAGGATTTGGCCATCTCTGAGCACTTACAAGTAAGTAAAAACTAATGTGATcccatgatatttatttaatgcatagaACTAGAAAATCTACTGTGGTTCCTCATGGTGGAAATAGGCATTGTTTTATGTCCTTTGATCAAAAGGctgtttacaaacatttttatttttatgtaccaGACATTTGTTTGTGATAATGTTTTAACGAtattcagtattttctcagaaaaaCATTTATCCATGTAGAATGATTTTcgagaaaaaaactttgtttggaagtatatttatatacataatgaaaAATAGGTTGTTGTGTAGTCCAAATTcataataattcttattatttattaaagtatataTTATTTTGCTCATTATAATGATCATTAGAAAGTGCCAACTTTTTGGCTAAATTTAGCTGTGGATTTGCaagtaataattattacttttagaTAAACATCCTTTCCAGtttaattgataatttattgtggaaaattatcTTGAAATAGGTGTACTTGAATTTTAGCTCTTCCGTTCATTGTTTAAATGAATTAGGCTAACTGTAGGAGTAGGCTAGGAGTAGGTAGTATCAGGAATACGTTTGTGGTGTTTGGTCCATGCTAATATCAGTCCTTATTTAGATAAACCCTTGTCCTAGTTATTTTGCTAGGATttgtagtattttttatttgaaccatTGAAGTCATCAATTATTGTGTGATTTTACCCATAAATTTGTTAATTGAAGCAAAATTCTTTTTCTCAGGTGATAAACCAGGAGGACTTAGCTGCCATCTTGCCTGATGTTACAACGACAGGAACCAATGATGACGGCCCACCTTTTGATGGTTTTGAAGATGTTGGTTCAGAGAGTGGGAGAGCAGAGACTGAAGAAGGGGCTGCCAACAGAGGGAGTAGCAGCTGTAAAAGTGCAGCGGTGAAGGCCGCAGTCCCAGGAGAGGCAGAAGCGGTGCAGGTGGATGCAGAGGATGCAGAGTCAGGCAGTGACGTCGAACTTCCTGAAAGGATTGTGAGCGAAGCCATTGAGCGTATTAATTTATATGAGGAGCCGCTGCCTGCTAACGAGAGGCTGAGAACTGAAGGAGAAGGTTTTCCTTACGCTTCAGAATCTGTGTCAAGGAAGCGTGGGGTCACGACGAGGCGTAGGCACGATACTGGTGGTGGAGATGTGGAAGAGGTGGTTGAGGAAGAGGAAGTGTCGTCGGTTGTGAGAAGTGGGAAGGAGGGTGTGGGCAGGGGTATGTACTCGTCAACGCTCCTGCGCCGCTTTGTGGAAAGGACTGAAATTCTTTCCAGGGGTCATCGGTCGGACAGTAAAACTGGTGTTCTAACTCGTGGAGATGTGCAGGACTCTTCAAGAATGAGGGTGCATTCGCCCACTGTGGTTGAGGGTGAGGGCGTGGAGGAGGTTGGGAAGGTTATCGAGCCAAAGCGTGGGGCAGCGGCTGCAAATTCAACGGTGGTCCCTTCTGGTCGTGTCAGAGGGAGGCCGCCGAGGTTGGCAAGGGGGCCAGTTGTGGAAGAAGGTGAATGTGTAGCAGTGGAGGTCCAAGGTACCACTCGGGGATGCTTGGTGTCCTCTGGTTCCTTGCATGGCCACATGCCCGAACTCGAATCATATATGCGGTTGGATTGCTCAGTCTCTAACGTGTCCCCCGACAGTGGGATTCAATCTGTTGCTGGCTCGCCTCCCCATCCATCTTGTTCGCCCGCATCAGATCGACCGACGCACGATTCCCCAGCTCACCCTCCCATCTCGTCTCCACCCCCTCCAGGGAGCTCACCGGCTTCCGTCCGTGAAACTTTGGTCCCTCCCCACACGTCATATCCCATCATCCCTCCCGCGGTGCCAGTGCTTCCATCAGGTCCCAAAGATCAGTCAGCTAACGATTCAGTCTCCAGGCCAGTCCATCACTCTGATCTGGACTCGCACTCATATCACAACGAAGTGCGGACTTTGCGTTCCTCCTCGGATGCCACTGGTGGGGTGGCTAGGCAATCAAAAGAATGCTCACAGTCAGACAAGATGCCATGCGATAGGCACCCTTCACGTCAGAAAAGAGGTCCTGGTAGGCCGCGCAGCAAGAAAACTAGTTTTCAGACGAATTTGGTGGAGGAGAAGGAGGCCTGTGATTCGTCTGTGAGTGTTGCAGAAGGAGACAATGGTGGTGAGACAGCCGTTGCAGAAAAAGGTAGTCGTCGAAGGCAAGCAGCTTTAGTTGTTGAGGACGGACCTCCTCCTCCATCACCCGTTCCAATCAGAAGAGGTCCTGGAAGGCCAAAGAAAGCACCACCTGTGTTAGAACCCAATTTACCCTTGCCAGAGGTGACACGGAAGGAGAAATGTCGAGCTGGTAGGGGTAATGGTGTTGGGAGAGGCATTCAGCGTAGTTCAGATGTTTTCCTCTCGCAAATGTGTAGGGATGGAGTTTCTTCATCCTCTGCTGTAGAAAATACTGAAAACAATGAGGACTTGAGTGCTGTTTCCAAACTTGTCAGGAGAGAACAACGGTTTGGCCACGCCTCCAGAAATAGACGGGGGAAATCCTGTGTTTTAATGAAGCCTGGGCCAGATGAACACTTAGTGGATACATCCAGTGGTGTTTATGTTGTTGGTAATAGAAGATCAGAACAGTGTAACAAGGTTGTTGAACCCAGTAACAGGTTGGGGAAGGTAGAAAGTGATGTGCCAGTTGTGAGGCCTGATGCTGTGAACCCTACTAGTGATAATTCCGTAAAACTTTCCAGTCGCGTTGGAATGAAAAGGAGTCGGAAGATGGCTAGGAGTAGGAAAATTAGGAGGGTTAAAAAGGTCTTACAAGTTGAGAGGCCACTTCATAAAATGGGTGCAGGCTTGCAAAAGAAGAAGAGTGGTAGGAGAAAGAGTTTCAAAGTAGAAGTTCTGGGTCCAGGTGATAAAATTAAGAGGAATGATACCAAAGGAATAACTGATGGAGTGGCCAAAGGCCATGTTCAGGACACTCCCACAAAAAGCTCTCCTCTCAGTGGGAATAGGGTAAAACACGAAGCAACCAGTGATATCAATAAGCAGCCAAGCTCCACATCACACTCCCCAGGAGGGCACCGTTCCAGTTTACAAAAGAAACTCCACAATAGTAGTGCACACTCCAACACTCCAAAAACTACAGTTTCTGACGCTATTTACAGAGGTCAGGTTAGTGATAATGTTGTTATCAAGGAAGAAGCAGGAAAGACTCCTGTTTCGGACAAGAATGCGAGCGTTTCTTCGATCCAAAAGcacaagaggaagaagaagaagctgAGGAAACAAGAAAAACCAAAACGCAGAAGTTTGACTCCTGCTGATCCATCTTTTCTTGATAGTCTGGAAACAGTGGTGCGGCTCCTGCAGCAGTGTACCATTTCACGGAATATTGTGCCCACCCCCAAGCCTGGGGAAATCCTATTGCCGTCAATATTCCGTGTGAGGCGGATGGCCAAGAAGAGGAAAGGGAGTGAACGGTCCAGGACGAGTGACAAGGAGTCTGGGACTGAAGGAGATGGCGGGAAAGAGAAGGGGAAACGGAGAATGAAGAAGAATGCTGTTGAAGTGCCAAAGGTGAGATTCCCTTCAAAGCCTCAAATCATGCTGGGGCTTTAATGCTAATTTACATataatgggtgagaagccaaggggtacaagtgattttttttgttcaaaacgGAATTAGGTACAGATACATATTaggcaaataaaacaaacgaAATCAACTAGATATTCAGTAgcgtatttgattttccacttgatgttagcacaaaacagagactcactcatatcccttCTCCACcgaatttttgtatatttcttcatcaatttctttacctaactccttttagaaaaaatatcaattgtacCACTTGGCCTCTAAACCCCTCAAATATTCAATGTTATCAAATTTGTGAACGCTTGAGCaaagtcattcaattttttaaattaggccGAGTTAATTTTAATATGGAAACTATTGTAGATTGGCTATTGAAGGTATAGGATCTGTATTCCGTGATCATGTAGATAATTTTAGGCCTGTTTTTAGAATGACTAATtggaatgttttaatttttttagctttcaTGTTTTGTGTTCATGCACTTAAAATATTCAGTTGAAATTATGATGAATAACAATTATGTCATTGCTGCAATCAGTATAAAGTTTCAGCTTCAATTTCTTATACATATAATGTGTTTCTAGATACCCTAGATTATCAGTCATATGTGCAATGAAACATGTTTAGTGCAAATAAATTGAGTGGAGCATGTTGCAATGCCTAATTTCATCGATATTTGCATATGTTACCTAAATAATCTTGTTATAAAATTATCTTATAATCTCTTAtgtcagttttttatttttatctatgcaaatattctattttaatgtctcaaattacaattttcattaataattctcATCAATTCATGCAAGTCATTTTTATGGCATATCAAAACTTTTAAATGTTCCTTGGATGCTCTGCTATGTACTGTTGACGAACACCTGCTCTTaagtatattttgtaaattattgttTCAGGGAAGGGAGAGAGCTGAATCTAATGAGCAGAGACTTCCTTTGAAGAAGAGGCATTATCATGTGTCTGCTACAGCCACCCAATCCACCACTTCCGAGGTCACTGTTGCCGACTCCACATCAGAACTTTCTAAATCAGCTGGAGTGGTAGGAAAATCCGTTCACATGGAGAAGTCGAATGAGAGGTTGATTTCCACTCCAAAGTCCAGTGATAAGGCACCCTCTACTCCTAAGTCTGCGGAGAAGATCACCTCAACACCAAAATCAGCGGAAAAGATAATTTCCACGCCAAAATCATCAGAAAGAGCGAGTCAGGCAGCAGCCAAGATAGTCGATGGGAAATTAAAAGGTGATGGTCACAGAAACTCCATAGATGAAGCCATAGAAGCGTGCATCACAAGGTATGCATCACCCAACAAGGGGGGTGGTGAGAATCCCGCATCAAAGAGTGGTTTGTGCTCAAGTCCCCAACAGCAAGTCACCCCTATCTCCGGCAGCATCACCCCCTCCAGTTCGAGCCCTGTCCCCGTAGCTGCGACCCCCAAGAAAAGGCACCGCTTAGAAATGCAGACGAGTGGGAGTTGCAATCCTAAATCCCCTGTGGCTCCCCCTCTTGCAACGCCTCCCCCCAGTGCCCTCTCCCCCCAGCCCAAAAGGATACCCCTCTCAAGAAGTCGTTCTAGTGCCATGGACTCGACTGCAGCTCTTTCTCCCACCCGCAGCTCACCAGTCGTTGCGAAATCTGTGGTTTTGGCCCCTGCCGATTCGGCCAACTCGGCAGTTGTGTCATCAACAGTGTCCTTGTCTGCCACCAGTGAGGTAGTCAACGCCAGTGGTGCTAAAGTGTTGCCGGGCACTGAGGAAGTGGGTGACGGAGTGAAGAAGGAGGCGAGTGCCAAAGGTGAAGGGACAGAGGAGAGCCCTGGCAAGCGGAAGAAACGCAAGATCATCAGGGATGTTAGGGTCCATGTAACAAAGCTCACGGCCAGTGATATAATGAAGAAGGTTGTGAGTGTGGTGAAGAAGcgggtgaggaggaagaagagcaTCAATAGGACGGGATTCCCAGTGAAGCGGAAGAAGAAAAGACCGAGAGATTTGCTGTCGACGTCCGCTTCGCAGGAAGTGGAGGAGACGGCAGTGGCTAAGTCAGACAGTGTAGAGCCCAAGACTGAGGAAGGGAAAGTGGATGGGGAGAGTGGTTCGGCAGCGGTGGTGCTCGAGACTGAATCAAGTGAGGTTCCAACATCCTCACAAGCGTCAGAGGCGGTGGTTGATGTTCCAGTGCGACGTGGTGAGTTGGCAAAGTTGAAGTCTGGGAAGGCGTCTGTGGAGGTGGCAAGGACAGGTGAGGAGAGTGTGGGGGGCAAGGAAGGCGTGGATCCTACGTTGAGTGAGAGACAGGCGGTGAAGGAGGAGTGCTTGGAGGGTGGTGGGTCCAAGACCCAAGTTGTCTGTGATAAAGGAAAAGTTCCCAAGCGGAAGAGAGACTGTTCCGACAAAGAATCTCTGAAGAGTATAGAGTTAAATCAGTATCCATTAGTGTCTgtgaagaagttgaagaaattCAAGGAAGAGGATGAAAGAGATTACAGGTAGGTTCCAAAGATTATCACGAAATTTCCTTCTTTTAAGACTTAGAAAGTTTTCCtcctcagaaaaaaaatctttgcttaTTCGGTCATGTTCCATGCCATGATTATATGAAACTGACCCATAGCAATATCATAAAGTAAAACTTTGCCTAATGATAAGGATGAATCCAGGATAATGTGTGTTGTGTATATTAGTGATGCCTAGAATTGACGTATTAGATTGAATTTTGGATGCttgaattttgaatttcaggGACTATAAATGGCTTTTGCAATATATGGGATCAAAATCACCTTAAAATCATGGAAAGTTCAAGTTGAAGAAATTAAGCTGTGCAGATCTACTGGAGGCTCAAATTTAGTAACAGTAGAATCTATTTGCATGAGTTTCgataatacaaaataatagaAAGTCTCTTTATAAATACACTTCATCAAGGAAAAATAAGTTCCGGAGGTATCTTTTGGAATTCAGAAGAGCTCACTTAACTAAGAACTTAAGatagagaatataaaaaaatacctataCTTTTAGATTCCTGTTTATGACCTTTAATGTAGTTTTTGTCTctctaattgtttttttttatcatgaaataggGATTGGAATAGTGTTTAACTTGTCAGAATAATGCTGACATCATTACTCATAAAATCAGATTATTGAGCTAAACATCATTTGACTGATAGTTGGATTGCCTATCATCCTTTCATGGCTAGTCCTCC
Protein-coding sequences here:
- the LOC124167161 gene encoding uncharacterized protein LOC124167161 isoform X1 — protein: MPHQDKAVPSYPASVQYVGNDGDPQRAHVRDTEKYSSSEEGGARGNSQATSPTSPLPLLTSSALPAWSAVIHRPAEDSEPEDLPSTVDMEAIKGSPATTIPAAKPPLTMVPWNPLSRVGWATGEGGEDSREEREGEDEDDDEEDEDEEEEGEEEEEEEEDEEEEEGEEEDGEAAGDEDDEESVSESESDSDSIDGSGSDSEASGSSSCSWSDSDSDSGSSGPSSCSSQSDHSTLPSPTHAQTFSIRETNFDQGGLKLKISALKINKSEVKAADTVVKSPDSSEKSPKEIRPVKVVEKERVEPPVKKEAVAITKTPKPVPEKPVVAPIVKKPEPVKRKVLAERVVVEDKSSRLRTRKKEEPADKKKEVAAKAPPSTLNRGSGAGTWTRRGAEMRGPAPQAPPSSTTFGGCRGTPPHVRGNSVISADTDGEVAEISQLAEELGRMGGGREEDLAISEHLQVINQEDLAAILPDVTTTGTNDDGPPFDGFEDVGSESGRAETEEGAANRGSSSCKSAAVKAAVPGEAEAVQVDAEDAESGSDVELPERIVSEAIERINLYEEPLPANERLRTEGEGFPYASESVSRKRGVTTRRRHDTGGGDVEEVVEEEEVSSVVRSGKEGVGRGMYSSTLLRRFVERTEILSRGHRSDSKTGVLTRGDVQDSSRMRVHSPTVVEGEGVEEVGKVIEPKRGAAAANSTVVPSGRVRGRPPRLARGPVVEEGECVAVEVQGTTRGCLVSSGSLHGHMPELESYMRLDCSVSNVSPDSGIQSVAGSPPHPSCSPASDRPTHDSPAHPPISSPPPPGSSPASVRETLVPPHTSYPIIPPAVPVLPSGPKDQSANDSVSRPVHHSDLDSHSYHNEVRTLRSSSDATGGVARQSKECSQSDKMPCDRHPSRQKRGPGRPRSKKTSFQTNLVEEKEACDSSVSVAEGDNGGETAVAEKGSRRRQAALVVEDGPPPPSPVPIRRGPGRPKKAPPVLEPNLPLPEVTRKEKCRAGRGNGVGRGIQRSSDVFLSQMCRDGVSSSSAVENTENNEDLSAVSKLVRREQRFGHASRNRRGKSCVLMKPGPDEHLVDTSSGVYVVGNRRSEQCNKVVEPSNRLGKVESDVPVVRPDAVNPTSDNSVKLSSRVGMKRSRKMARSRKIRRVKKVLQVERPLHKMGAGLQKKKSGRRKSFKVEVLGPGDKIKRNDTKGITDGVAKGHVQDTPTKSSPLSGNRVKHEATSDINKQPSSTSHSPGGHRSSLQKKLHNSSAHSNTPKTTVSDAIYRGQVSDNVVIKEEAGKTPVSDKNASVSSIQKHKRKKKKLRKQEKPKRRSLTPADPSFLDSLETVVRLLQQCTISRNIVPTPKPGEILLPSIFRVRRMAKKRKGSERSRTSDKESGTEGDGGKEKGKRRMKKNAVEVPKGRERAESNEQRLPLKKRHYHVSATATQSTTSEVTVADSTSELSKSAGVVGKSVHMEKSNERLISTPKSSDKAPSTPKSAEKITSTPKSAEKIISTPKSSERASQAAAKIVDGKLKGDGHRNSIDEAIEACITRYASPNKGGGENPASKSGLCSSPQQQVTPISGSITPSSSSPVPVAATPKKRHRLEMQTSGSCNPKSPVAPPLATPPPSALSPQPKRIPLSRSRSSAMDSTAALSPTRSSPVVAKSVVLAPADSANSAVVSSTVSLSATSEVVNASGAKVLPGTEEVGDGVKKEASAKGEGTEESPGKRKKRKIIRDVRVHVTKLTASDIMKKVVSVVKKRVRRKKSINRTGFPVKRKKKRPRDLLSTSASQEVEETAVAKSDSVEPKTEEGKVDGESGSAAVVLETESSEVPTSSQASEAVVDVPVRRGELAKLKSGKASVEVARTGEESVGGKEGVDPTLSERQAVKEECLEGGGSKTQVVCDKGKVPKRKRDCSDKESLKSIELNQYPLVSVKKLKKFKEEDERDYSDDNAIPYEPLPGGDAGSGDESKSGARKKQPRWRKKFLAAGLFSDFYKEDEPRRPNCDVPSGSGKQRMAYRPEEHRHGLLPPPYHCGKWLRQRRLDFQLPYDLWWLHTHSQLPGRDIVPSWNYKKIRTNVYYDVKPTYTYEAQACNCTYSQKQDQKCCGEDCINRMVYVECSPQLCPCKDLCSNQKIQKHEWSPGLEKFMTKDKGWGVRTKYAIRTGEFILEYVGEVVSEKEFKNRMASRYINDTHHYCLNLDGGLVIDGHRMGGDGRFVNHSCEPNCEMQKWSVNGLFRMALFALREIEANEELTYDYNFSLFNPAEGQPCKCGSENCRGVIGGKSQRLNGTGTISISSGSGGGAAGSGAMGDDGGDGKGMLGCKGRRSARKSGRMRQKKGGEGSSGVRQANLMPVRPMSHQQRCFAQIHHCFLLRNLEKVKRMREKLKRAAKKDQQPCGYSRPPQANAKAADVFLTQLNALSTPRSMRTRRLAQAEDNPELTRTARLAYVFRDIYNKVVDAKDERSLLLAEPFVSLPSKRKHPEYYVRVSDPIDLATLERNIITGFYKTVEAFDNDFTRLFSNNMRFFGRTSELGIAAARLLKIYNMAKADFLSQLEDILGESPPASFIPDCDIGGEEEDVIRCICGLYKDEGMMIQCERCLVWQHCDCVAADEGVEHYLCEQCNPRPVDLEIKMTPQPDFHPSPGVVHYISLLRGNLQIRQGDAVYVLRDMISEEGDKSNPPVKHTYKTVKGIKVTDLDIFRVERLWKDKNGERFALGHHYLRPHETYHEPTRKFFPNEVMRVPLYEIVPLDLIMGHCWVLDPSTYCKGRPAGAPEEHIYICEYRVDKNARLFTKIAKPKYSICMKTYAFEKFDVRLKISRTYTPHGPVAPKSRARSRSAAPDDDACSGKSDASRTNRRVISNSMRSQPAQSELRDVRKEIPFARRIQQKERLNRILLRLLAQLPTKQPLDLSYLLEPGRRHRKKPALLNT